From Haliotis asinina isolate JCU_RB_2024 chromosome 8, JCU_Hal_asi_v2, whole genome shotgun sequence, a single genomic window includes:
- the LOC137295385 gene encoding uncharacterized protein has product MGSLTILSVLALAACASALSKRETCTTVADCSGITVCGTAGSLICDNGQCTCTSACDPNQDLAKCSERNQCLTRYLSDEIKCKCPRPWRTFHCIDNYCHCGYPASGN; this is encoded by the exons ATGGGATCTCTCACCATTCTCTCCGTTCTAGCACTTGCAG CATGTGCGTCGGCCCTAAGCAAGAGGGAAACGTGTACTACAGTAGCGGATTGTTCGGGGATTACAGTGTGTGGAACTGCAGGGTCTCTTATCTGCGACAACGGCCAGTGCACCTGTACCAGCGCTTGCGACCCCAACCAAGACCTCG CCAAATGCTCCGAGCGTAACCAATGTCTGACACGTTACTTGAGTGATGAAATCAAGTGCAAATGTCCCCGACCGTGGCGAACCTTCCACTGCATCGACAACTACTGTCACTGCGGCTACCCAGC